The Papaver somniferum cultivar HN1 unplaced genomic scaffold, ASM357369v1 unplaced-scaffold_107, whole genome shotgun sequence genome includes a region encoding these proteins:
- the LOC113327673 gene encoding mechanosensitive ion channel protein 10-like, translated as MDSSIKKENESNGGVEVVLTISSGDEPIKPQQKSPTSTSTTPTKSSETNFIPPRNSNVGGGSGGGGGGGYQEFDRPKIQMTSFCPSPEISRACGSPRRPPKVPDNITPRRALARSAFSKPKSRFVEPSAPSAADLVDKDKAPPSPFRTSPTNRVAGGTPRAGGGTKTAPVTPKTPFLSSPGGEEDEDEEIYKIDKGAPADVTSRKWETTRIIIEWILLICITGCLVCSLTVHKLQHMMMWGLELWKWCVMVMVVVCGRLVTAWIIHVLVFLIEKNFLFKKKVLYFVYGLKKSVQIVIWLSLVLLSWTLLFNGGVKRSRSTTKFLDYVSTGIISLLVGSVIWLVKTLLVKMLAGSFHVNTFFDRIQESIFHQYVLQTLSGPPMMELAEQVGAVASTGQLSFRSTKTPKGAEAPDVIDVNKLNKMKQEKVSAWTMKGLVNVIRTSGLSTISNTIDQIYSEHDEQKDKEITSEWEAKAAAYRIFRNVAKPNSKYIDEDDLMRFLSKEEVDNVLPLFEGAVETGKIKKSSLRNWVVKVYLERKSLAHSLNDTKTAVRQLNKLVSGAVIVIMIIVMFLIMGFLTTKVVVFMSSQMLLVVFMFGNTAKQIFEAIIFVFVMHPFDVGDRCVVDGVQLIVEEMNILNTIFLRYDSEKIYYPNSILANKPISNFYRSPNMGDAVEFAIDVSTTIERVGALKSRIKAYIDGKPQHWQCNHSVVVKEIENVNKMKMALYVTHTMNHQNMVEKNSRRTELMLELKKIFEDLSIKYHLLPQEVQVSYIGGAAAPTGLRP; from the exons atggatTCTTCAATTAAGAAAGAAAATGAGAGTAATGGAGGAGTTGAAGTAGTTTTAACAATCTCATCGGGTGATGAACCAATCAAACCACAACAAAAATCTCCAACCTCAACTTCAACAACACCTACTAAATCATCAGAAACCAATTTCATTCCACCAAGAAATTCAAATGTAGGAGGTGGTAGTGGcggtggtggaggaggaggatatCAAGAATTTGATAGACCAAAAATCCAAATGACTTCATTTTGTCCATCACCAGAGATTTCAAGAGCTTGTGGTAGCCCTCGCCGGCCTCCGAAAGTACCTGATAACATTACACCAAGAAGAGCCTTAGCTAGGTCTGCATTCTCGAAGCCGAAGTCTCGGTTTGTTGAACCATCTGCACCTTCAGCTGCAGATTTGGTTGATAAAGATAAGGCGCCGCCGTCTCCGTTTAGGACTTCACCGACTAATAGAGTGGCTGGGGGTACACCTAGAGCAGGTGGTGGTACAAAGACTGCACCAGTTACTCCGAAGACGCCGTTCTTGTCGTCCCCTGGAGGAGAGGAGGATGAGGATGAGGAAATTTATAAGATCGACAAGGGTGCACCTGCGGATGTAACGTCACGCAAGTGGGAAACAACTAGAATTATCATTGAATGGATTTTGTTGATTTGTATTACTGGTTGTTTAGTTtgtagcttaaccgttcataaaTTGCAACATATGATGATGTGGGGGTTGGAACTATGGAAATGGTGTGTCATGGTAATGGTTGTTGTGTGTGGAAGGTTGGTTACAGCTTGGATTATTCATGTTTTAGTGTTTTTGATCGAGAAGAattttttgtttaagaagaaaGTTTTGTATTTCGTTTACGGATTGAAGAAGAGTGTTCAGATTGTTATATGGTTGAGTTTGGTGTTGTTGTCATGGACATTGTTGTTCAACGGTGGGGTAAAAAGGTCGAGAAGTACTACTAAGTTTCTGGATTATGTTTCGACTGGAATAATTTCGTTACTTGTTGGATCAGTTATATGGCTTGTGAAGACATTGTTGGTAAAGATGTTGGCTGGTTCATTTCACGTTAACACGTTCTTTGATAGGATACAAGAGAGTATTTTTCATCAGTATGTACTCCAAACGCTTTCTGGACCACCAATGATGGAGTTAGCTGAGCAAGTTGGGGCTGTTGCAAGTACAGGGCAATTGAGTTTCCGGAGTACGAAGACACCTAAAGGAGCTGAAGCACCGGATGTCATAGATGTGAATAAGCTTAATAAGATGAAACAAGAGAAGGTTTCTGCTTGGACAATGAAGGGATTAGTTAATGTGATAAGGACTTCAGGGTTGTCCACGATTTCAAATACAATCGATCAGATATATAGTGAACATGATGAGCAGAAAGATAAGGAGATTACTAGTGAGTGGGAAGCAAAAGCTGCTGCTTATCGGATTTTCCGGAATGTCGCCAAACCTAATAGCAA GTATATCGATGAGGATGACCTGATGAGGTTCTTGAGTAAAGAGGAGGTGGATAATGTTCTTCCCTTATTTGAAGGAGCTGTGGAGACCGGAAAAATTAAGAAGTCATCTTTGAGGAACTGGGTG GTGAAAGTCTACCTTGAGCGCAAGTCACTAGCGCATTCTCTAAATGACACCAAAACAGCTGTGAGGCAGTTGAACAAACTTGTTTCGGGGGCTGTTATAGTTATTATGATAATTGTGATGTTTCTCATTATGGGCTTCTTAACAACCAAAGTGGTTGTTTTCATGTCCTCGCAAATGTTGCTGGTTGTCTTTATGTTTGGAAATACTGCGAAACAAATATTTGAAGCTATCATCTTCGTATTTGTAATGCACCCTTTTGACGTCGGAGATCGTTGTGTTGTTGATGGTGTTCAG CTGATCGTGGAGGAGATGAATATCTTGAATACAATTTTCCTGAGATATGACAGCGAGAAAATATACTATCCGAACTCCATTTTAGCAAACAAACCCATAAGCAATTTCTATAGAAGCCCTAACATGGGTGATGCTGTGGAGTTCGCCATTGATGTTTCAACTACAATTGAGAGGGTCGGGGCTTTAAAATCTAGGATAAAAGC GTACATAGACGGAAAACCTCAACACTGGCAATGTAACCACAGTGTGGTTGTGAAGGAGATAGAGAACGTGAACAAGATGAAAATGGCTTTATACGTGACTCACACAATGAATCATCAAAACATGGTAGAGAAAAATAGCAGAAGAACTGAATTAATGCTCGAGTTAAAGAAGATATTCGAAGATCTTTCCATCAAATATCATCTTTTACCTCAAGAAGTTCAGGTTAGCTATATTGGCGGCGCAGCAGCACCAACGGGTTTGAGACCATGA
- the LOC113327674 gene encoding uncharacterized protein LOC113327674 — MASTSAVSMAMPLTSSSQKRSSVLSSDASFLKAMPSLKSSKAVALTSSSRVNSRLQVKASLKEKMVSGLTAATLAAYMVMPEVAEAASGASPSLTNFLKSIVAGGVVVGGIIGAVIAVSNFDPVKRT; from the coding sequence ATGGCATCCACCTCAGCTGTTTCAATGGCCATGCCATTAACATCATCAAGTCAGAAAAGGAGCAGCGTGTTGAGCTCCGATGCTTCTTTCTTGAAGGCTATGCCATCATTGAAGTCATCGAAAGCAGTTGCATTAACTTCATCATCAAGAGTGAATTCAAGGCTTCAAGTGAAGGCATCTTTGAAGGAGAAGATGGTCTCAGGTTTGACAGCCGCTACATTGGCAGCGTACATGGTGATGCCTGAAGTTGCAGAGGCTGCGTCAGGAGCTTCTCCATCTCTCACAAACTTCTTGAAAAGTATTGTTGCTGGTGGAGTCGTAGTTGGTGGTATCATTGGTGCTGTTATCGCCGTCTCAAACTTCGACCCTGTCAAGAGAACCTAg